The nucleotide window aAGGAGAGTTGTAAACAATCCActttttgtaataaaaagaaaaaagaattatggTATTTTACTGTTTATATTAAGAGTGGAGCATTACTaaattttctagtttgtttagaTATTTTAGGTAATTTCTATTATGATTAACAATGcttctatattttaatttatttgaattcctgatatatatttttacttagaTATTAGTATTATGCTTATAAACATTTGAAGTGGAGATGCTATGTTGTTTGAATTTTAATCTTAGGTGTTGTATggtaataactaataaaatggtagaaataaaaatgaaagtttttatatttactttacATGTATTTGaatgaaagaattaaaatgagAATGAGAACGAAGAGtgtaaatgataatgaaaattaaatagtgTGTGATTTCTACATAAAAACAAggaataataatgattttttttaagattatacatacacacacactctcattttataacaattattatcatcattattactTCAACTACTACAACCAACATTAACATTAACGATGATGAtgctatttttatataaaaaaaatatatagttaattataattattgcaCCATCtttctttccatttctttttcattatcatCACTTTCCTCTATATGACGtctcattattaaattttttaaatatattatttttattgttatattattattattacaattatttACTCTTGCTCCTTATTCATCAccataatcatttttattatttttattatcattattatataataaaactgtttttttaattactattcattctcgaattgaaaataaaagcattatgatttttaaatttcatttcaattcttGGTTGTTATTCTAAACACTATTAAAATTAAGatgttattcttattttttaaattttattttcgttTTGCATCTTTCTACCATACCTTAGAACTTTTATAATGATGGATGCAAACAATGATGGAGATTTACAATCCTAACATGCAAAATATTAATAccttagaattaatttattttctgtaatTCTTTCAATACAATTTTGTTTCCAAATAACTCTCGGTTATAAatcttgaaattatttatttttatattttttttcttgcataatttatggatttgaatttttagagtttttatgGCTTAatatatggattttattttttattattaaaattcatgAATGGAGAATTGGagatatattaattttcatattttaatattttaggatataatttaatatggtttttgtaataataattaaacgaAGGGGACGGGTAGAGTACTCaacggataaaaaaaaaaaaaaacagcatccCTCAACCCAATTTAGTTGACAAGTATAGGTTGAATCTAATTTCCATccaaaccattttaaaaaacattaatattaattaatgtgagtataataaaaaatatctaaatattcatacattatattatataaaaaatagaataaagcatgctctttaattaaaaatatatttaaataatatttttttatatataaatacattgaaatcatttaaaaataaaaaaataatttaaaaataatttttaaaaaacatgtttaccaCCAAAACAAATACTCGAGGACTTCAAATATAATTACATTTCCCGCCGCAACTACACTAGCATGCTATTCCGCCACATACTCCTCCACCACAGCCGCCGTTTCTCCTCCTCTGCTGCAATAACTCCTCCCTTAATCACTCCTACACTCCTCAAACAATGCAATTCAGTTTCTCAGGTAAACCTTATCCACCAACAAACACTTGTCCAAGGCCTCATTACCCATTTCTCCACCAATCTCATTTCCACTTACATTGCTATCAGCTCTCCTTCCCATGCCCTCTCCCTCCTCCAAAACCTCACTCCCTCTCCTTCCGCTGTCTACTTCTGGAATGCACTGATTCGCTATTCCATCCGACCCGGACTTTTGAACCATGCCTTTGCTCTTTTCCGTAACATGTGGAGACTGGGCTGGACTCCTGATAATTATACTTTTCCTTTGGTTTTTAAGGCTTGTGGGGATTTAATGTGTTGTAGACTTGGTGCTTCGATTCATGGTGTTGTTTTTTCAACCGGGTTTGAGTCTAATGTGTTTGTTTGTAATGCTATTGTGGCGATGTATGGAAGGTGTGGTGAATTAGACTGTGCGCGCAAACTGTTTGATGAAATGTGTGAGAGAAGGGTGTATGATTTGGTTTCGTGGAATTCGATTGTCGCTGTTTATGTGCAAAGAGGGGATTGTAAGAATGCGTTGAGGTTGTTTGATAGAATGTGTAAACTGGGTGATATTGATATGAGGCCGGATGTTGTTAGTCTTGTGAATGTGCTTCCTGCTTGCGCATCGATGGGTGCGTGGTTGCATGGTAAAGCAGTGCATGGTATTGCAGTGAGGAGTGGGTCGTTTGAGGATTTGTTTGTGGGTAATGCTTTGGTGGATATGTATGCGAAGTGTGGAATGGTGGATGAGGCAAGCAAGGTTTTTGACAGGATTAAGGAGAAGGATGTGGTATCTTGGAATGCTATGGTTAATGGGTATTCACAGATTGGTAGGTTTGAGGATGCTCTTGGTTTGTTTGAGAAGATGAGGAAGGAGAATATTGAGTTGAATGTTGTGTCTTGGAGTGCTGTTATTGCAGGATTTGCACAGAGAGGACTTGGGTGTGAAACTTTGGATGTGTTTCGGGAAATGCAAGTTTGTGGGTCGAAGCCAAATGAGGTTACCCTTGTGTCTCTTCTTTCTGGTTGTGCATCGGTTGGAGCATTGCTTCATGGGAAGGAGACTCATTGTTATGCCATAAAATGCATGTTGAACTTTGAGGGGAGTGATCTTGAGGATGATCTTATGGTGATTAATGCTTTAATTGACATGTATGCAAAGTGCAAAAGTATCAATGTGGCACGCACCATGTTTGATTCCATAGAACCAAAGGATAAGGATGTGGTAAGTTGGACTGTTATGATTGGTGGATATGCCCAGCATGGTGAAGCCAATGACGCATTGGAATTGTTTTCCTGGATGTTCAAACAGGATGCATTAGTAAAGCCGAATTGCTTCACCATATCTTGTGCCCTAATTGCATGTGCTCGTTTGGCTGCACTGAGGCTTGGTAGACAAATTCATGCTTACATATTACGCAATCATTTTGACTCTGCCTTTCTTTATGTGGCCAATTGTCTCATTGATATGTATGCAAAATCTGGAGATATTGATGTAGCTAGATTTGTGTTTGACAATTTGAAGCAGAAGAATTTTGTTTCTTGGACATCCCTAATGACAGGTTATGGTATGCATGGCCGTGGTAAAGAAGCTCTTGAGGTTTTTGACGAGATGAGGAGAGTGGGCCCTCAGCCTGATGGTGTAACCTTGCTTGTTGTGCTCTATGCTTGCAGCCATTCAGGAATGATTGATCAggggattaaattttttaacagcATGAGCAAGGAATTTGGGCTTATTCCTGGTCAAGAACACTATGCTTGCATGGTTGATCTACTGGGCCGTGCTGGTCGCTTAAATGAAGCTATGGAGCTTATTGAAGGTATGCAAATGGAACCAAGCTCAATAGTGTGGGTGGCATTGCTTAGTGGCTGCAGGATCCATGCAAATGTGGAATTAGGGGAACATGCTGCAAAGCAACTGTTGGAATTGAACTCAGAAAATGATGGATCTTATACCCTTCTTTCAAACATATATGCCAATGCCAGGCGCTGGAAAGATGTGGCCAGGGTCCGATCTTTGATGAAAAATAGTGGAATTAGGAAGAGACCTGGCTGCAGTTGGGTCCAGGGAAAGAAAGGCACTACAACCTTCTATGTTGCAGACAAGACTCATCCACAGTCAAAGCAGATATATGAAATCCTGAGAAGTCTGACTCAACGGATTAAAGTCCTTGGATATGTTCCAGAGACCAGCTTTGCACTTCATGATGTGGATGATGAAGAGAAAGTTGATCTTCTTTTTGAACATAGTGAGAAGTTGGCCCTTGCCTATGGCATCTTAATATCAACTCCAGGGGCACCCATCCGAATCACCAAGAACTTGCGTGTCTGTGGAGATTGCCACAATGCCATTACCTACATATCCATGATCATTGACCATGAAATCATATTGAGAGACTCAAGCCGCTTCCATCATTTCAAGAAAGGGTCTTGCTCCTGCAGAGGTTATTGGTGATGCTGGAATTATAGATGTACAGTCAACTTTTTCCCCTTTCGAGAACTACAAGAGGTATTTAGATAGTTTTGTAGGCATGAAAAGGATAATTTTACAGTTGTATATTTGTACTCCCCAAGGAGGGGAGgtggaaaattataaaatggctAATTTAGAAGATTattgaaactttctttgttgCTCTCATGGATCAtggtttctttccttttctggtTTATGCATTTTTGTCCATCTCTTGGGTCTGCAGCTAATAGTACTCTCAATTATAGCCGCAAAACCTTGCTTTGCTTTTGGGACTTTAACTttcagtttcattttttttttggctgacAATGCTGTATATTGCCAGTTTGAAATCCTGAAACGGAGTTTGCATATTTAAATGCAAACTTAGTTGGTATTATTTAgataaatttctgaatttcatTGGGATATTATGAAGGAATTTGAACAGCCTTTGCTTAAAATCTTTGGTCTGGGCCCTAGAGGATTCGGAACTCAATGTAATGTTTCTAAGCTTTAATTCAGCTGTCTTTCTTGTTCCAGGGAACAATCATATAGATACCGGACGCACTCCCATTGATTAGAAGCAGCAGCTCCAAGTCAACTGGATTGATGGAAAAAGTTGCTTAAATAACAAAACAAGATTCAAATGGGAGTGAGCAAAGCAGAAAGTCCTTTTCAGCTCAGCAGCAGCAAAACAGTGAAGCAAGGGCTCTCCCTAGCAGCTGCAACATTGTACCCAGCAGAGAAAAGGATAAACACAGAGAGGCGttaagaaaacaagaaataaaccaaattaacagtcttttttgtctaAGGTATTTTGACATACaaaatcctttcttttctttctctgggTGTGTAGATACCGGAAAATAAGAAGGCGGTTGATAAACTGATAAAGCTACTCCTGCTAATAAGGACCACCCTGTCTTTCTCCTGCCCTTTTTCATTATTACAGAGATGAAATATAAtatcttcttatttcttttgctttaacTTGCTTTTTTCCTGATGGTTGATTGCAGCTGGAATGACTGACTTAGTCCCtactattgtttttgtttttatgactTCGCTTGCCAGATTAAAAATGTTCACAGTTACcctataataaaatcaaatctacGGTGGAATGATCGTCACGAGAATGGAACTTGCATATAATGCTGATTTTCAATCTAATTTGGAGAAGTTGGGAATCTGCATGTCTCTCAGGGAATGGTTGACCTCTGCTCATTCATTTTTTGCAGCACTTTGCACTCCATGCATGAAATGAAAGTACGTCAAAAGTCTGAAAAACATATATGAATCATTTGTTCAATTCGTGATGTTTAAGATCAAAATTCTTGGTAGTGTTACATATACTTACATGCATATTTGCTCTACGTGGAATCAAAGGGAGTTCCTAATGTTGTTCAGAAAGTAGTATTCTGTGTTGAGAGGTGAACCCTTTCATTGAATTAGAACTAGCAGGACAAGGTTTAAAGGCATCAACCATGAAGTGTATTATTTTTGTGATGATGCTTGTAGCCTCTGTAAATTTTAAGCTGTTTATGAATCCCACAGATAATTAAGGGCCGTGTTTCACAGTGCTTGGAATTCATACGAcaagacatgtttttttttttttcgttaatACCATTATTCCCATTTTTCCTTCGCTTATCATTACCTTTTATGGTTTTACAGGACCTTATCAACTTGTATCCATACTTGCAGTGGTTGCAGAGAATTAACCTGTCCCCAACTCTATGTAAAAGAATTTTGGGAGGATGAAGATGAACCTGCATCTGTGTCGATGCTCTTTTTGTTCCTGAAATTAGCAGTTACTCAGCTTATTTGCAGAATCCATATGTGATTAGCTATATTCAGTTCATACCATATTTATTAAATCCGGGACGGCCCGGCAAGTCAACTCGGGACTAGGTCGACCCGGGGACTGAACCGGTCCGGATTTGTCAAAAGACTAGCCGGTACAACGACCTGGTCAAACCTGGTCGACCTGATAGGTCAACCCATGACTCGGCCAAACCCTGTCAACCTTACTCAACTTATTTGCAGAATCCATATGTGATTAGCTATATTCAGTTCATACCATATTTATTAAATCCGGGACGGCCCGGCAAGTCAACTCGGGACTAGGTTGACCCGGGGACTGAACCGGTCCGGATTTGTTAAAAGACTAGCTGGTACAACGACCTGGTCAAACCTGGTCGACCTGATAGGTCAACCCATGACTCGGCCAAACCCAGTCAACCTTACTCAACTTATTTGCAGAATCTATATACTCCATACTCTGTGCATGGGACatgatatgttttatatttagatcTTGTCtgcttatgaaaaaaaaaaagatctgatctaaatatttaaatatttaaaggagttattaaaataaaattatttctccTATAAAGACATAATTCAtatgaaaataagttttattttgaaagaattttttatatatattatttttaacatttaaaattaactcgataaaattt belongs to Populus nigra chromosome 18, ddPopNigr1.1, whole genome shotgun sequence and includes:
- the LOC133678334 gene encoding pentatricopeptide repeat-containing protein At5g16860 is translated as MLFRHILLHHSRRFSSSAAITPPLITPTLLKQCNSVSQVNLIHQQTLVQGLITHFSTNLISTYIAISSPSHALSLLQNLTPSPSAVYFWNALIRYSIRPGLLNHAFALFRNMWRLGWTPDNYTFPLVFKACGDLMCCRLGASIHGVVFSTGFESNVFVCNAIVAMYGRCGELDCARKLFDEMCERRVYDLVSWNSIVAVYVQRGDCKNALRLFDRMCKLGDIDMRPDVVSLVNVLPACASMGAWLHGKAVHGIAVRSGSFEDLFVGNALVDMYAKCGMVDEASKVFDRIKEKDVVSWNAMVNGYSQIGRFEDALGLFEKMRKENIELNVVSWSAVIAGFAQRGLGCETLDVFREMQVCGSKPNEVTLVSLLSGCASVGALLHGKETHCYAIKCMLNFEGSDLEDDLMVINALIDMYAKCKSINVARTMFDSIEPKDKDVVSWTVMIGGYAQHGEANDALELFSWMFKQDALVKPNCFTISCALIACARLAALRLGRQIHAYILRNHFDSAFLYVANCLIDMYAKSGDIDVARFVFDNLKQKNFVSWTSLMTGYGMHGRGKEALEVFDEMRRVGPQPDGVTLLVVLYACSHSGMIDQGIKFFNSMSKEFGLIPGQEHYACMVDLLGRAGRLNEAMELIEGMQMEPSSIVWVALLSGCRIHANVELGEHAAKQLLELNSENDGSYTLLSNIYANARRWKDVARVRSLMKNSGIRKRPGCSWVQGKKGTTTFYVADKTHPQSKQIYEILRSLTQRIKVLGYVPETSFALHDVDDEEKVDLLFEHSEKLALAYGILISTPGAPIRITKNLRVCGDCHNAITYISMIIDHEIILRDSSRFHHFKKGSCSCRGYW